In Scleropages formosus chromosome 18, fSclFor1.1, whole genome shotgun sequence, one DNA window encodes the following:
- the LOC114912581 gene encoding free fatty acid receptor 3-like: MTNRAVILSVYIVTFLIGLPTNILSLCAFSIKVHSKPMSTDILLLNLTVSDLLFLIVLPLKMHEAASEMKWLFPYFLCPITSFFFFSTIYTSSLLLMAVSVDRYLGVAFPVHYRLMQKPLYGGIASVIIWVVSSGHCSIVFITEHLLSRSTTLNTEICYDNFSGEQLNILLPVRLESFFVIFLAPLLICTFCYLSCIRILYSQPRICQKKKKAIGMALGTLLVFVICFLPYNVSHVIGFLEGKSPDWRSYTLLLSTFNTCLDPIIFYFSSSTFQNMVKYLPFKVLGLRKSILRSERQSKATPETGNGYDP; encoded by the coding sequence ATGACAAATCGTGCGGTCATACTATCTGTATACATTGTCACCTTCCTGATTGGCCTGCCAACCAACATCTTGTCACTGTGCGCATTCTCCATCAAAGTACACAGCAAGCCCATGTCCACCGATATCCTACTGCTCAACCTCACTGTGTCAGACCTCCTCTTTCTCATTGTCTTACCGCTAAAGATGCATGAGGCAGCTTCAGAAATGAAGTGGCTGTTCCCCTACTTCCTGTGCCCCAtcacctccttcttcttcttttcgaCCATCTACACCAGCTCTCTTTTGCTCATGGCTGTCAGCGTGGACCGCTACCTGGGTGTGGCTTTCCCTGTCCACTATAGGCTGATGCAGAAACCACTGTATGGTGGCATAGCCAGTGTGATCATCTGGGTTGTCAGCTCAGGTCACTGTAGTATTGTTTTCATCACAGAGCACCTTCTCTCACGGAGCACCACCTTGAACACTGAAATCTGTTACGATAACTTCTCTGGAGAGCAGCTGAACATCTTGCTCCCTGTCCGGCTTGAatccttttttgtcattttcctggCCCCTCTCTTAATCTGCACCTTCTGTTATTTGAGTTGTATTCGAATCCTCTACTCTCAGCCAAGGATCtgccagaagaagaagaaggccaTAGGCATGGCCCTGGGCACCCTGCTGGTGTTTGTCATCTGCTTTCTACCATACAATGTCTCCCATGTCATTGGCTTCCTGGAGGGGAAGAGCCCAGACTGGAGGTCCTACACTCTACTGCTCAGCACCTTCAACACCTGCCTGGACCCAATCATCTTCTACTTTTCTTCTTCCACCTTCCAGAACATGGTCAAATATCTCCCTTTCAAGGTCCTTGGACTGCGTAAAAGCATACTGAGGTCTGAAAGACAATCAAAGGCAACACCAGAAACTGGAAATGGATATGATCCCTGA